Below is a genomic region from Marinobacter salarius.
CAGCGCCACCGACAGGCGCCGGAGCTGACGCCTGACCTTCGATGCAGGCAGTCCCCAAACGCCCAGCAGTTGAAAGTATTTCACCCGGGTAATGAAAAAGACCCATCCCATAATCAGCAGGGCCATCGCCGCCAGCAACAAGGTCAACAGGCTGATGGCGCGGGTAAGCAGGAACGTCTGACTGAAGACCTTCGACGCCAGGGCCCGGATGCTGTTGTTGTCCCTGATGGTGAGTTCCGACGTCTGCCAGGTGTCCGACAGGCGCCCGCGGATGTCGGACATCGCCACGCCGCCGGGTGTCACCGAAAAGCTTTGGAAGTGGGGCTTGAAAGCCGCCGGCAGCGCAGAACCGGCCATCAGAATTTCCCCCGCAGGCCGCCCGTAGTCGGCGTAGATAGCCACCACTTCTGCATTACGATTGGTATCCGCTAATCTGATGTCGAGGGTGTCGCCCACCTCAAGCCGGTAGCGCCGGGCCAACTGCTCATTGATCATTACGCTATCGGTCTCAAGCTTTTGCCAGGGCTCCTCAACACTTTCCAACAGAGACCATTTTGTCACCAGATCACTGATTGGCATCAGGGCAAACAGGTCCACCGCAATACGCTCATCGACAAGGCCGCGTTGGCTCCCGGAATCCGCCCTCGCAATGTGTGCCTGGCCACGAATCACACGATGCCACGGCCCGATACCGTCCAGGCTCTGCAATTGCGCAGCCGCCATGTCGGCGTCTGCATTCGCAGGCACCTCCACATAGAACTCCGCTTCCAGGCGCTGGGCCAGCCAGGTTTCGAAGGTGCCCTCAAAGGTCGTCACCAACGCCTGCACCGCCAGCACCGTGGCCATGGCAAATTGCAGTGCCACCACCGGCAACGCCAGGTGCCGGAACATCACCGCCAGTTCCCGTTGCCGCCAGCGGGCAAGTGGGTCTTCTCTTTGTGAGCCGGTGCGACTGGAAAGCCGTTGGGCAAGCAGCGCCAACCATCCAGGTGTCAGCCAACCGGCGCCCGCAAACACCATCGCCGTCGCGACAAAAACCCAGGCCAGGTCCGGGGCCAGGGCAACCCCCACCAACCCGACCAGAAACATCAGGAAGGCAATCGTTCGGCCCCGGCCCTCGCCAGCCATCGCCCGCCAACGCGCCGGGACCACCCAGTCCACCAGACAGACCGCCAACACCAGAAAGACCACGATGGCGGCGGCCCTCCAGGGCAGTGCTTCTTCGGCGCCGGCATAGACGGCCACATCAAACAGGCTGTCGAGGGCCTGGCCGAAACCGCTACCCAGCATCCCGGCAAGCCTTGCCCCCAACCATAACCCCGGCACAACGCAAATACCGGTCAGTACCAACAGCTCCAAGGTCAGCCACTGCGTTATCCGTTGGCGAGGCACACCAAACCGATGCAGCAGGGAAAAGCTGCCGTGCCGTTGAGCAATCCCCAATCGATGTACGCTGCGCACCAGAAGGCCAGTAATCAGAAGCACCAGGAGGCTCAGGGCATCCAGATTCAGCAGGAAACTGTCCGCCAGTTCACCGGTGGGTGGGCCCATGGAAAATTCACGCAGAATATAACCAGTTGGTAAATCCCTGTTCTCATCCCGCGCCAGCAGGTAAAGCCGGCTGCCGTACCCTTCTTTCGAAAGTTCTGCGGCCTCGCTGATATCGAGGAAAGGCGCACCATCCAACGTGTCGGCACCACTGCCGAGGCCAGTGTCACCGAAACACCCCATCGCCAACGGGTCGATGCCGATCACCCGCCCTTCCGGCGGCGGTCGCTGCAGCTCCAGCCAGGGCGCCACACACACGCCGGCCATACGCAGGGCAGCAAAGTCATCCACACCCACCGGTCGCCCATCCGAGCGAATCACATGAGCGCGAGCCGCCACCGCATTCTCGCTCTGCAACAGGCTATTGCGGGCCTGGTCTGTCAGTACCGTCACCCCGGTCCAAAGCATGGTTGCCAGCACAATCATCAACGCCAGAGCCAACAGCTGGATGGGGTGGCGGCGGTAGTGGCTGACGAAGGCGCGCGCAAGCATCATTGGTCAAACAGTCGTGCTGAGATCAAGCAAGTGGTCGCAGCGGGACGCCAGTTCCCTGTCGTGGGTAGCAAGCACCAGTGCACAACCGGTTTGCTGTTGCACAGTGAACAGGCAGTCCGCCACCTCATCAGCGGTGTGACGATCAAGGCTGCCGGTGGGCTCGTCCGCCAGAATCAACGCCGGAGCCATGGCGAATACCATGGCCAGTGCCGCTCGCTGGGCCTGGCCACCCGACACCTGATCCGGGTAACGGTCAGCTTCGGCCCCCACACCCAGGCGCTCCAGCCACTCACGCTCGCCGCCAGTATCGTGGCCGGCCAGATGGGAGCGCAGGCGAACGTTGTCCAGCAGCGAGAGCGCGGGCATCAGATTAACGTCCTGGAACACCACGCCAATGGTGCGCCGGCGGAGTTCTGCCCAGCGCACTTCGGCGCCTGCGCCAGTTGCTGCAAAGGACTCACCCGCGACGGCGATGCGTCCGTCATCCAGTGTCTGCAGGCCACACAACAGGTTCAGCAAAGTGCTCTTACCGGAACCTGATCGTCCCACAACCGCCAGGGACTCCCCCGAACAAACCGACAGGGACAGATCCGCCAGCACGGACACCCGCTGGCGACCGCTGATATAACCTTTGCTTAACCCTTCAACGGCCAATACCGGACTTCCCATCATGCGCTCCGCTGGACAGTATCTTTAAGTACTATACAGCCCGAATGCCCTTATGGATCCGGGCCGGGACGTTGGTGAATTTGGATTTAGAGGCAGAAATGCTACGACTTTAGTCTTAACTCCCCTCACTTTTTTGTTGAAAATCTGATCTAATTCTCCCCTCTTTACTTGTGCTTACATTACCTACATATTTTTACCGCCTGGATACATTGAGTTACCGGGCCACCAAAGATCTCGCCTCATGGATAGCTACAAAGAACCCCTGAAAGCCCTGGCTCGCCCCTATCGCAAGGCGGTATTAAAGGCGTTGCTGGTTCTCACCATGCTCGGGGGCGCCCTGTTTGCCATGCTCAACCTGCTCACAGGCAGTTATCCGTTAGCCATCGTCGAACTCGCAATGGGTGCATACGCCATTCTCGTTTACAGGGCGGTACGCAACACACAGCATCTTGAGCGCTGGATCATTGCTTACGCCATCCCGTTTTTCACCGCCATGATGTTCGCCATGACCATCCCCAGAGCCTCGGCCACCGTACACGCCTGGGTGCTCCTGATTCCGATCGTCTCTCACCTGCTGATGGGGCGTCGACTTGGCCTGGCTATATCCGTGTTCTACATGAGCGTCGCCGGCATTATTTTCCTGCTCAGGTATCACGATGAGCCGGCCATGATGCAAGCGCTGCCGATCGCCAACATTGCCGTCATCTCCCTGTGCATCCTGGTGTTCTCCCACGTCTACGAAGTGACCCGGGAACAGTCACAGCGCCAACTGCTCAAGATTGCCCAGACCGACACCCTCACCGGCCTTGCCAACCGGGCCAGGCTCAGTGACATCTTCAAACGGGAGCAACAGCGCACCCGACGCTATAACACGCCGATGACCCTGCTCGCGCTCGACCTCGATCATTTCAAAGAGGTCAACGACCGCTATGGCCACGACACCGGCGATCTGGCCCTGCAACACGTTGCCCGTATTTTCCGGGAATGCCTGCGTGCAACCGATCTGGCGGCACGCCTGGGAGGGGAAGAGTTTGGCATACTGCTGACCAATACCAATGGCCAGCAAGGCCTGGAGGTGGCTGAAAAAATCCGTATTGCGGTCGCCTCTACCCCATTGACCGTCAACAACGACGTTATCCGTCTGACTCTCAGTGGTGGCGTCGCGGAGTTCGGGCCAGACGGCGAGACCCTGCGCCAGTTGGTAAGAGAAGCCGACAAACGTCTGTACGAAGCAAAGGACCGGGGCCGCAATCTGATCATCCCGGCGGAGACAACCGCCAGCCTTCTGGAACCGCTGGAGTCAGACACCCACCGCGCATGAGACAGAATGCCGCATCCGACTGAAGACATTCCCGCAGTAGCACCGTCGAAAACCCGCTAGAATGCATGCCATGGAATGGCTGACTCACTCACAAACCGGTTTTCAACAGGCGGCGCGCTACCTTCTCACCATGCGTCTGGCCATCGTGGTCATTCAGTTGGTCGCCGTTGCCATCGCCGACACCATGGTCACCCTGGCCCATCGGCCAGAAGCCCTGTTGATCTGCCTGCTCTACACCGTACTGGCAACCCTTGGCTGGCTCTGGTTTACCCGCCGGCCTCCCCGTTTGACGGTTACGGTCAGCCTCGGGCTCGCCCTGGATCTTTTCCTGATCAGCGCCTGGCTATTCCTCACAGGAGGCTATACCAATCCGCTTGTCTCGCTGCTGCTGCTTCCCATTGCCGTTGCCATCATCCTGGTCCCCTTGCGCGAAAGCATTGCTCTGACGGTCATCGGTTTTGGCTTCTACACCGCCATGGTGCTGTGGCACACGCCGCTTACCCACGAACATCACAACGCCAACCTGACCCAACTGCACCTGATGGGCATGTGGGCCACCTTTGCCATCACTGCCACCATGCTGTTGCTGGTGGTTGGCTCACTGGCCCGTCGGTTGCGACAGAAACAGGGACAACTGGCCGAATTCCGGGAGAACCGGCTCAGGGATGAACAGGTGATTGCCCTGGGCCTGTCCGCCGCGGCGGTGGCGCATCGGCTGGGTACGCCGCTGAACACCATGGCCCTGCTGGTGGACGAAATGAAATCCGTGCACACCGACCCTTCGCTTGCAGACGACCTTGGGTTGATGGAGAAGCAACTGGGCCTTTGCAGCAACCACCTGCACCAACTGTCTACTGCCGCCATGCAGGCCAAGGCCGCGCAGCAGGAAATCCTTCCGCTGCACTTCTGGATGATGCGGCTGCGGGAGTCAGCCACGCTGTTGTGGCCGGCGTCGCCCATCCACTGGCAGGCGCCATTCCCCGACCAGCCCGTCGCCGTGGATGCCACCCTGGACCAGGCCATACTGAACCTTCTGGCCAACGCCCTGACGGCCAGCCCATCGTGGGTCACGGTCAGCGCGGGGGACAGCGACGAGGGACGGGTCGCAATCGTGGTTGAGGATCATGGCAAGGGTCTGGAACTCTCACTGCAGAACACCGCCGGCGATGGCGTTGTAGACTCCGAACATGGCCTGGGCGTAGGGCTGTTCCTCTCCAACGCCACCATCCAGCGCCACGGCGGCACCCTCAAAGCCAGGGCCGACCGCACGGGCACCACCATGATCATCGACCTGCCACAAGCGCAAGCCCATACCCAGGGCGACAAGGAGGCGGAATGAACGGCCAGCCGACCTGGTTGCTGATCGACGATGACGAAGCCTTCGTGCAGGTGCTACAGCGTTCCCTGAAGCGCCAGAACATCGAGGCCACGTGTGCCCTCAACCGTCTGGAGGCCATAGCAGCACTGGAATCACAGACCTTTCATCGCTGCGTGCTGGATCTCAACCTGGCCGGCGAAAGCGGCCTGCAATTACTGCCGGAGCTGCTGGCCCTTCAACCCGAACTGGAGGTGCTGGTACTGACGGGGTATGGCAGCATCGCCACCGCCGTGGAAGCCATGCGCCGGGGTGCCGTCAACTACCTGTGCAAACCGGTCACACTGAGCCAACTGACGGCCGGTTTCAGCCCACTGGACGGCCCACCGGCAACCCGTGAAGAACCCCCAACGGTGGAGGAAATGGAGTGGGAACACATTCAGCGAGTGCTGAACGAGCACGACGGCAATGTGTCCTCAACAGCCCGAGCGCTGAACATGCACCGGCGAACCCTGCAGCGGAAGCTTCAGAAGCATTCCCGCTGGCGCAACCAGTGACACTCTGAACACGCAGCCGTTGGGCGCGGGTTAAACGGCGTCAGGCCAGGCGCCGTAGCCAGGTTTCACGCCGCAGGTAGATCACCATGATAACGGCTTTCACCACTTCATCCGCAACAAAGCCGGCAAACACACCCCAAAGACCAAACCCAAGATAGAGCCCGAAGTACCAGGCCACGGGCACCCCGACACCGGCAAAGCCAATCAGGGTGATCACCATCGGTGCGCGGGTATCGCCACCGGCCCTCAGAATGCCCGGAATAATCATGGTTAACGCCGTGGCACCGCTGTAAAGAACGCTCAGAGCCACCATCCAGATCACCCGCTCCCGGGTTAATTCGCTGATTTCGTAGAACTGCAGGAACAAGGGGGTAAGCAATGCCACGATCAACGTCAGCAACGGCAACACCAGCAACACCATGCGGATACCCATGGCGGTGTAGGCTCGTGCCCGCTGAGGATGCCGGCCACCCAGCGATTCCCCCAGGGCAATGCTAACGGCCTGCTGTAACCCGACACCCGGAGCCAGCGAAAACCCACGAATAATCGACGCCACCAAAAAGGCCGCGTAAGCTTCCGCACCCACCCGGTTAAACATCATGGTGTAAATGAACGCCGACCCCTGCCACAGAAAACCATCTACGGACAGCGGATACCCCAGGTACAGGATTCGCCTGAGCCGTTGCCACGCCAGCCCGGAGACATCCCTTACCCGGGCATTGACCGCCGGATGGCGGAGAACGGCGCGTAGCATGAACACCGCCTGAAACAACCACGCCAGCACAGTGGCGATTGCAACACCGGGAAGCCCAAGAGGTGGGAACAGGGGCTCGGTTACGCCCTGAATGGCACCGCCAAACAGCAACAGGTAGTTACCAAGGGCATTCAAGACATTGCCATACAGGGCCAGTCGCATGGGGGTGCGGGTGTTGCCGAGGGACTGGAGCACATACATGGCCACATGGGCAATCACCAGCGCAGGCAACCCCAGCCCGATGATCCACAGATAGCCATAGCCAATGCCCGGCAGCCCGGAGCGCTCCGCCGGAGCACGGAACAGGTCCGTAGTCAGCAAAGCCAGAAGCGACTCGCCAAAGACAATATAGAGAGCCCCAATGGCC
It encodes:
- a CDS encoding FtsX-like permease family protein, with translation MMLARAFVSHYRRHPIQLLALALMIVLATMLWTGVTVLTDQARNSLLQSENAVAARAHVIRSDGRPVGVDDFAALRMAGVCVAPWLELQRPPPEGRVIGIDPLAMGCFGDTGLGSGADTLDGAPFLDISEAAELSKEGYGSRLYLLARDENRDLPTGYILREFSMGPPTGELADSFLLNLDALSLLVLLITGLLVRSVHRLGIAQRHGSFSLLHRFGVPRQRITQWLTLELLVLTGICVVPGLWLGARLAGMLGSGFGQALDSLFDVAVYAGAEEALPWRAAAIVVFLVLAVCLVDWVVPARWRAMAGEGRGRTIAFLMFLVGLVGVALAPDLAWVFVATAMVFAGAGWLTPGWLALLAQRLSSRTGSQREDPLARWRQRELAVMFRHLALPVVALQFAMATVLAVQALVTTFEGTFETWLAQRLEAEFYVEVPANADADMAAAQLQSLDGIGPWHRVIRGQAHIARADSGSQRGLVDERIAVDLFALMPISDLVTKWSLLESVEEPWQKLETDSVMINEQLARRYRLEVGDTLDIRLADTNRNAEVVAIYADYGRPAGEILMAGSALPAAFKPHFQSFSVTPGGVAMSDIRGRLSDTWQTSELTIRDNNSIRALASKVFSQTFLLTRAISLLTLLLAAMALLIMGWVFFITRVKYFQLLGVWGLPASKVRRQLRRLSVALTLTVTIAALPLGVWLTWVLVSRINPLAFGWSLPMDLYPLFWIELGLVAVATGLIIAHLMRRQLGHMDSIKQVEP
- a CDS encoding ABC transporter ATP-binding protein — protein: MGSPVLAVEGLSKGYISGRQRVSVLADLSLSVCSGESLAVVGRSGSGKSTLLNLLCGLQTLDDGRIAVAGESFAATGAGAEVRWAELRRRTIGVVFQDVNLMPALSLLDNVRLRSHLAGHDTGGEREWLERLGVGAEADRYPDQVSGGQAQRAALAMVFAMAPALILADEPTGSLDRHTADEVADCLFTVQQQTGCALVLATHDRELASRCDHLLDLSTTV
- a CDS encoding GGDEF domain-containing protein, whose protein sequence is MDSYKEPLKALARPYRKAVLKALLVLTMLGGALFAMLNLLTGSYPLAIVELAMGAYAILVYRAVRNTQHLERWIIAYAIPFFTAMMFAMTIPRASATVHAWVLLIPIVSHLLMGRRLGLAISVFYMSVAGIIFLLRYHDEPAMMQALPIANIAVISLCILVFSHVYEVTREQSQRQLLKIAQTDTLTGLANRARLSDIFKREQQRTRRYNTPMTLLALDLDHFKEVNDRYGHDTGDLALQHVARIFRECLRATDLAARLGGEEFGILLTNTNGQQGLEVAEKIRIAVASTPLTVNNDVIRLTLSGGVAEFGPDGETLRQLVREADKRLYEAKDRGRNLIIPAETTASLLEPLESDTHRA
- a CDS encoding sensor histidine kinase: MEWLTHSQTGFQQAARYLLTMRLAIVVIQLVAVAIADTMVTLAHRPEALLICLLYTVLATLGWLWFTRRPPRLTVTVSLGLALDLFLISAWLFLTGGYTNPLVSLLLLPIAVAIILVPLRESIALTVIGFGFYTAMVLWHTPLTHEHHNANLTQLHLMGMWATFAITATMLLLVVGSLARRLRQKQGQLAEFRENRLRDEQVIALGLSAAAVAHRLGTPLNTMALLVDEMKSVHTDPSLADDLGLMEKQLGLCSNHLHQLSTAAMQAKAAQQEILPLHFWMMRLRESATLLWPASPIHWQAPFPDQPVAVDATLDQAILNLLANALTASPSWVTVSAGDSDEGRVAIVVEDHGKGLELSLQNTAGDGVVDSEHGLGVGLFLSNATIQRHGGTLKARADRTGTTMIIDLPQAQAHTQGDKEAE
- a CDS encoding response regulator transcription factor codes for the protein MNGQPTWLLIDDDEAFVQVLQRSLKRQNIEATCALNRLEAIAALESQTFHRCVLDLNLAGESGLQLLPELLALQPELEVLVLTGYGSIATAVEAMRRGAVNYLCKPVTLSQLTAGFSPLDGPPATREEPPTVEEMEWEHIQRVLNEHDGNVSSTARALNMHRRTLQRKLQKHSRWRNQ
- a CDS encoding MATE family efflux transporter; protein product: MVPSSGPVRQRLMTLAWPIIIQFYLFQLTGVVDNLMVGQFGEQTIAALGICLQLNFLVVLCYAALTEGGAVITAQLRGARKHAEIRETLATLLTAGLFTGVAIGALYIVFGESLLALLTTDLFRAPAERSGLPGIGYGYLWIIGLGLPALVIAHVAMYVLQSLGNTRTPMRLALYGNVLNALGNYLLLFGGAIQGVTEPLFPPLGLPGVAIATVLAWLFQAVFMLRAVLRHPAVNARVRDVSGLAWQRLRRILYLGYPLSVDGFLWQGSAFIYTMMFNRVGAEAYAAFLVASIIRGFSLAPGVGLQQAVSIALGESLGGRHPQRARAYTAMGIRMVLLVLPLLTLIVALLTPLFLQFYEISELTRERVIWMVALSVLYSGATALTMIIPGILRAGGDTRAPMVITLIGFAGVGVPVAWYFGLYLGFGLWGVFAGFVADEVVKAVIMVIYLRRETWLRRLA